AATTTTATAGCGATATTTTGATAGTCGTCTCTATTTTTAGCTATAAGTTCTGAACAATTCAGAGTCTTTAATTGTGATGCCGCAACTctgaagcaaaaaaaaaaaaacaatttatatcAATATATTACTTGTGTCCGTGTAAATGGCAGCCGCAAATTGTACGGGTGCTAGAATCCTAAGATATAAATCAAACAGCTTAGATACCAACCGTCACAATTCCACCAtaacatttttagggttccgtatccAAAGGGCAAAAAATAGGGTTCTATTACTAAGACTTCGCTGTCCGTTCATCCCAAGAACCGCGAAAGCTAGATCTTAGTTAAAATTTTctcaaattatgtatttatgttgtcgttataattacaaatactaaaaccaaaataaaataaatatataagggGCTCCCATACAATAAACGCGCCACTTTGTCCTTTTCTGCTCGATATCAATAATGGCAACAGAGCGCTTGAAATATTGACAAAATACTTAACTGTATTttcactataataataaataataaaattataataaaataaatatttgagagGGCTCTCATACAAAAAACGCAATTTTTTGCCTATTTCTGAACGAAACCCTTGGTGCGCGTGTCTGGCTCGCACTTGGTcggtatttaattattaagtaattaactaCATATAAACTACAATCAATGACCTTTATTACAGATTAGTCTATTGTCACAATACAGTTCCAGGCTTCTTGTGAAGCCATGTAATAGCGGGGTCTCTAAAAGCTCGTTGAAGTTGGAAGTAGGtatgttttggattttttataCCTGGATGCAAGGGTCTCTCCCGGTAGAGTGACGACCGGCGTTCCGGTCCAGAGCACGTCCATGGCTGTTGTGTGACCATTACAGAGAGGCGTATCTAGGCATACATCTGCTAACTGTCCTCGCCTTACATGTTCCTCTTTACAAGCTATCTTGGAAAATATAATACGACCTTGCGGTAGCCCTGAAACGCAAACAGAATAATTTACGTCAGTGTTAGTTACGATTGATACTAAGATATCAATTTATTCTACATTCACTCGGAAAGTGCCGTTTTACTGATTTGAAGAGGAAACAGAAAGTACTACTGTCATACAAATAAGCGGGaagaaaaatgtatgaaaatccATTTTACTGCCCGCTCAATTcgggaagaaaaaaatatgaataagtaGTTATTTGTTGTTTAAAGAGCGGGAAAGTTTGTTTTACGCTAGAGCCGAATTTAAATCTAACTTCTGGCGAAGTAAGAATGAATCACGAACGCAACACTAGTAGAAAcataatttcaaaatacaaaatGCCAGAAAGAAAAATGTTGGCTATATTCCTTGTAGGTGATTATTCAAGATTAGTAATAGGTCGCCTTTGGGGGGCTTTAGAGTCGTTCATAAACGTAGTTGtgtaatatacaataataatctaCTTTGATGCATTTGTTGTCAAATCGCCTTCCCTTCCCTTAACATTTAGCGAACCTTCAGCTTAGAATTTAGCTATCCGCCTTCatcaaatttttattaattatcttcaagaacgtgtaggtatttaaacacatttttactttattattacgtttgcaGTGGTCAAGGAtttgaaaattaataatatgttatagttgttatttaaaatttttagcTTCCTTGAATTATATGACTTACTTACCTAAAGTACGTacgtatttttgaatatttggtTCCCCAGCAGCCGGGAAATTTAACAGCCAGAGAACACTGTTTGGCACAGCTTTGAGAATGTTTACCCACATTCCCATAATCTTCGGGTCCATTTTATATAACTGATTGAAGTTACAATACACAATTGCGTCATTCGGAAGCCCATACTGTTTCCTCGATGTAAATACAACATTACCGTAAATCTCTTCACCCGATGCCACCTTTTTGTTGGTATAATTTATTGATGTGCCATTATCAATAGCGATCCCATTCACAAGTACCTTGAAAGAAAAATACGTTGATATGATGGTCATCTGTAAACTTTATTCCGTATTTAATTCAAAGAATTGCAATACCTAATAAGACCTACAATGCGTACCTGTACTTGATGAGGATCAATTGTCGATTCAATTAAATAATTAGGAATGTCTATTTCTCTTATAATTATTTCTATCGGTTCTGATCCCTCATATGAAATAATTTCCGTTCTCTCACATACAGAAAATTTTTcttcaatattaaaatcttcGGCGGTATTAATTAAAGCTACATTTTCATTTAATGAGATTTCTTTTACTTTCACTCTATAACGTATCTTTAAATGCGGAAACATTTGACGGTGATCCCCAATAAAATACGTGTGCGGCATAAACGCAAACTTTTCACTAAAATCTGCCTCCGCTGATATGGGTGAAGAATTTTCATCTGTTATGATATAGTCCATATAATCTGCTCCACTCGTACCTGGATAACCAAGCCACATTATTTGGATTGGGGCTGGTTTTAATGCAAATATTTCATTTCGTGCACCCTTTGTGTAGCCATTCATGTTAATTAAAATGTCGATGCCatctttatttattcttttagcTGCTTCAATATTACAAGTCACAAGAGATAAGTCGATAAAATGTTCAGATTCGGTATGAATTTTATTTCGGAATGTGGTGCCGTCATCTGGATTCAAAGCATAGCAAAATACTTCTATCTTTGACCTATTATGCAGGCCTGGTATAGATTGCATTAAATGGGAAGTGGGATGATTTCCAAAATCACTGCTAACGTACCCAACCCGTAATCTCCCATTCAATGTcttcaaatatttaaaatttattttacagaataaatttactttttcggaatACAAATTAGCGTGGCGAGTAGCTATTTCCTTTCTCGTGGCGTTTGATAGTGGGTATAAAATGGAATGGTGTGGATGTATAGAAGATAGTTTTTCTTTCACTAATTGGTCTTCAACTATTTTAATGATTATATGCATTCTGTCTTCATAATCATCCCAATCACACaaaatttgtaaacaatgcgTCAAATTACAGTAGGCATCGGGGAAGTCTGGTTTCAATTTAAGTGCCATTTTATAGGATTCTATGGCTTCTGTAATGTCACCCATATCTTTGTGAATGCTCGCTAAATTGCAATGGGCGTCGGCAAAAGACGGATTTATCTCTATTGCTTTTCTGAAACAAACGAGAGCACCGGAAACGTCTTGCAATTCCCTCAAAGTGTTGCCCATATTACTGTACGCATCCGCAAACTTTGGTTGGATATTTATAGCTTGTCTGTAATGCATCAACGCTTCATGGAGTTTTCCTGCAATTAATCATGCTTTGTGCATTCAAATTGGATGTTTTTGGAACTACTTTTGAACAAAATAAGAAATGAAAGTATATATCCAATAAGAACGCAAACAAGACAATATCTCAAAATAGTATTGCAGAATTGCAAGAAGTTTACATAACCATGTCTAATTAACTAGTCAGCATGTGTGCAATATCGTGATGAACACAATTATCTCCGCTAACAATATTTCGCAACATCAGCGCCATGGAATATAACACTGTAATTCGTTTTCAATGAATGtagtttataaacaaaaaataatttcgctTGCCATATTTGGTAACTATTAAAAATAACGAACCTTGCTGCTGTAACAGAGATGCCAAGTTGCTGTGAGTAGCTGCGAAGTTGGGAAATATTTCTAATACTTTCAAATACAATTCAGTGGcctcttcaatttttccttgtTCCCTCTTGACATTACCGAGGTTGTTGAGTGTATCAACATGCACGGGACATAAACGTAAAGCTTTGTTGTAACACTCCTCCGCCTCATAAACAAGACCCTTTTCTTTGAGTGCATTAGCAAGATTACAGTAGGCATCTGGAAAATTAGGCTGAAGTTCTATGGCACGCCTGTATGTTTCTATTGCAAGGTCTATAAAACCCTCTTTATAATACATGCAAGCCAAGTTTCCATGTATAATACCGTTGTTTGGACTGAGCTTCAAAGATTGCAGGTACACTGCTACCGCCCTGCAAAAGAAaagtttaaataagtataattatttgtgTCCAAACCAATAGGTCCACCAATTTTAATCTTACAAGTTTTAGAAAAGTTAGAGCAGGTGAGTATctaatacatacacaaactcacgcctatttcccacgggggtaagcagagactatggaaatccatttgcttcgatcctgacacactaaaaataaaaatatatccctattttttatttaatattcttgattgcagtattttaaaaataacataacacagaatcacgcctatatccagaggcagaggtatatagtacacttactcctcgccagctatgtttaagtcccatgtgatagGGGGCGAGCCCGTATACTAAACATCCTTCATTTAAGAAGTTGATTGTGTCATTTAGTAGAAATATATGAATTCGATTACGTTTTCTGTACCTAAGTATTTTCATAAACCATTGGATTCCACCTTACAAGTTTGAATTCAGATAcagaaaaaatagtttttaatacaaatatttctTCTGAATGAAAACAGCAACTAAATAAATGAagtatgttttgtgtaattaCACTAATGAAAACACaaaccttttaattttattcttgaaCCAGGTGATGCAGCCGTCGGACCAGCCTGCAGCCTGGGTGGCCAACCGCGGCGGCGCGATGTTGATGACCGTATAGACGACGATACATTGATAATCCATAACACGGACATGTCCTCAGCACGGGCAAGGTTGTACTGACGGGACACTCGCGGGAAACACGGCCGAGTCAGAGCATGACGTGACGCGTCACCActcgcgccgcgcccgcgcaccgTGCCAACTTCCCTGGACTGGCGACGCTGCGTCGACGTAACTCGCGACCTTCGCCCACCAGTGTGTTCATACGATCAAACCACAAGCATATTTCACGCAATCTAATAACGGGAGGCCCATGCGCAGTTAGTCGTTTTCACGTTACGAGTATATTTAGTTACAACATCAAACGTCTCACCATAAAACACGTCAGTCGGTAGTCTGGAAGACTTTGTCGATGATACATCACCGTACTCCTCCTCTCATCGAGTATAACTATTAAAATTGAGCAATCGGTTAACTACTATTCCATGTATACTTTCAACTAATAAAAATACCATGTTCAAAGCTCGTATCCCAATGTTACACGATCAGCTGTTAAAGAAGTCAGCTGTTGCGGCCGCCCGTCTACGTGTCTATTATATTGTTTACTTTGCGGTGCGAATCTGTTCCGATCTGAGGACAAGCGTTCGGAAGCGTCTTGAAGAAATAACAATAGAAGGAATTGAGGAACCGCgcgataaaatattttaaacggtCATAAAATGTTTACGTGTGGTAATAAATGCGTGCATGTGCGGCACCACGGTTTTATCGATTTGCGTGGGTGCGGGCGGCGGTGTGCGGTGGGTGACGGCAACGTCAGAACGCGGCGGCGCTCAGCGCGACTGTGCCGCCGGGCTTTCCCACGCTGGAGTCTGGGGCTTATTTGCAAACGTTAGATGATTGCAACATTCGAAAGCTTCGCCACACCACCGATTGTCTAGGACGGGTCATACAtcgtacaaaatatattttaaaactataaatagaGGTACTTAGGTCAATTTTTAACGAATATACGCATAGGTATacttaataagtacataatttgtttataataatgtaatgaaGGTACCTTATTTTTATTGGCGTTGTTTGTTAATGTATTTAAACCTTTATGTCAATGTTACTTATtctttaagtaattattattcaagCATTTTCGACAATTAATGTGACCCGTGTGGTAGGTAACTGATATCATTTTCGAGCGGTATCCACATAATACCACCTCCCACACAGCACTATCAATAAAACCTTTTATGTTCTGTCCACAGAacttttacaattatttaatgATTTTTCATGTAGTGATTGTAAAAGATGCAAGCGTTTTAATAATGATTATTTATCTCCATTCTAAAATGAGAATGCAAGAGTAGTTCTCCCTTGACACAGCGGTTGTTCTACTGACCTATTTTCCTAAACTCAGCTTATACACAAAGAAAACTGATCGTAATGCGACAGCGATGTTATTCATACGAATTGTTTTCAGCTTGTTATTTtttactgaaattgtattagtgtacctaggtattttttaagaacttctagggctctgtgccgagcTTTTCTTTGTAGGTACTAACTACTTATCTTCAGCTTTAtaggttgagaagctgcagtaattttatgCGGATGATACGttcaacaaaaatattcttccatacttacttataaaaatttacgatttcaAGTGTAACTTAGTTACTTACccactgaatgaagatatttttcttttactcaACTGAGATCTATTTGTAATAAATTTATATACGTATTGAGCTAGcctttctgtctttatttatgaTTTACATTTTGACTTTACTTTTGGTTCTTTCACTTCCATTAACGTTTTACGTattcaaataaacaaataaattattatgacgCTATTTCTTAAAATTTTCTTCATACTTATAGGGTACCTACACAATTGCACAGATGCTTACTGTGAACAGGAAGgttaatataaaaagtaataaacaagcaatattgctttatagatgaattgttttaatgtgGCATTTTTAGTTCCCATTATACAACCTTAAGTGTATTGGGACCTTCGCTCAACAGCAagagatggcgtaagtgtagcggcgaaattattatttttgtcatacatttcaaactaaactaaatgagctctacacctttttgccactacttggaGGCTCgagaacttaaaaataataaaagaatattataaatctttcctattttcttcaggtttactctgggtctacggtttgtaataattataaaatactttattaatgaaatataattataggAACACCGTGGTGTTGCACCGGGATATTCTAAATTTCAGTAATATAATGACCAAACTCGCGTGACATCCAAAATTTCAATGTTAAAATCTAATTTTATCGCCCCTCTTAGCTCTGTCGCTCACTTGCCAACTTTTATACGATTTTGACAGATACgcaagtagttataattaaattCAAGAAGCATTGCCAAGGACTCCGGTTTAACATACGTAACGGCGATTCATATTTATCTTCCGTGCTCAGCACGTGCGCGGTGTCGATCAGTAAGCGTAATTTTAACTGAATTCAAACCTCGTTTTTCATTGTCatatcattttgtataaaaaatatgcttTGATATTTTGGCGACACGCCAAACAATAACCGGTTCTCCAGACGCGCCCTGATGACGCTTGT
This genomic interval from Pectinophora gossypiella chromosome Z, ilPecGoss1.1, whole genome shotgun sequence contains the following:
- the LOC126380681 gene encoding UDP-N-acetylglucosamine--peptide N-acetylglucosaminyltransferase 110 kDa subunit-like: MDYQCIVVYTVINIAPPRLATQAAGWSDGCITWFKNKIKRAVAVYLQSLKLSPNNGIIHGNLACMYYKEGFIDLAIETYRRAIELQPNFPDAYCNLANALKEKGLVYEAEECYNKALRLCPVHVDTLNNLGNVKREQGKIEEATELYLKVLEIFPNFAATHSNLASLLQQQGKLHEALMHYRQAINIQPKFADAYSNMGNTLRELQDVSGALVCFRKAIEINPSFADAHCNLASIHKDMGDITEAIESYKMALKLKPDFPDAYCNLTHCLQILCDWDDYEDRMHIIIKIVEDQLVKEKLSSIHPHHSILYPLSNATRKEIATRHANLYSEKVNLFCKINFKYLKTLNGRLRVGYVSSDFGNHPTSHLMQSIPGLHNRSKIEVFCYALNPDDGTTFRNKIHTESEHFIDLSLVTCNIEAAKRINKDGIDILINMNGYTKGARNEIFALKPAPIQIMWLGYPGTSGADYMDYIITDENSSPISAEADFSEKFAFMPHTYFIGDHRQMFPHLKIRYRVKVKEISLNENVALINTAEDFNIEEKFSVCERTEIISYEGSEPIEIIIREIDIPNYLIESTIDPHQVQVLVNGIAIDNGTSINYTNKKVASGEEIYGNVVFTSRKQYGLPNDAIVYCNFNQLYKMDPKIMGMWVNILKAVPNSVLWLLNFPAAGEPNIQKYVRTLGLPQGRIIFSKIACKEEHVRRGQLADVCLDTPLCNGHTTAMDVLWTGTPVVTLPGETLASRVAASQLKTLNCSELIAKNRDDYQNIAIKLGTNAEYLRYIRAKVSKARLVSTLFDCSHYASKLEYLYAKMWERYEREEKPDHIKAY